In the genome of Microthrixaceae bacterium, one region contains:
- a CDS encoding protein meaA has protein sequence MTDQRQPDRPWMMRTYSGHSTAKASNELYRTNLAKGQTGLSIAFDLPTQTGYDSDDPKARGEVGKVGVPVSHIGHMETLLSGIPVGEMNTSMTINATAAWLLGLYVANAERQGVESKALRGTTQNDIVKEYLSRGTYIYPPLPSRRLIVDMFAFCQEWIPHWNPMNVCSYHLQEAGATPVQEIAYSLATAIDVLDAVQASGQVPEDRMANVVASISFFVNAGIRFVEETCKMRAFTQMWDRLTAERYGVTDPKARRFRYGVQVNSLGLTEAQPENNVQRIVLEALGVTLSRDARARSLQLPAWNEAMGLPRPWDQQWALRIQQVLAFETDLLEYDDIFAGSHVIEAKTNALIEEAQAELDDVLSLGGAFEAIDELKGRLVRSHAERMRRIESGELKVVGVNCFTETAPSPLDGDDNILKVDPAVGEQANADLAEWRSTRDSDAVKRSLDELRRVARSGENVMPATIDLAHAGGTTGEWAEVLRETFGEYRAPTGVAAAAGAGGGSQGLRDVAERIKARTEGPPRFLVAKPGLDGHSNGAEQIAVAARDAGFEVIYQGIRLTPEQIAAVARDEDVDVIGLSILSGSHLELIPEVVRLVRELGVNAPVIAGGIIPEDDRPRLLDQGVAAVYTPKDFELARIMGEVLDLVG, from the coding sequence ATGACCGACCAGCGCCAGCCGGACCGTCCGTGGATGATGCGGACCTACTCGGGCCACTCGACGGCCAAGGCCTCCAACGAGCTGTACCGCACCAACCTGGCCAAGGGCCAGACCGGGCTCTCGATCGCCTTCGACCTGCCGACCCAGACCGGCTACGACAGCGACGATCCCAAGGCTCGAGGCGAGGTCGGCAAGGTCGGTGTACCGGTCTCCCACATCGGCCACATGGAGACGCTGCTCAGCGGGATCCCGGTTGGTGAGATGAACACTTCGATGACCATCAACGCCACCGCGGCGTGGCTGCTCGGCCTCTACGTGGCCAACGCCGAACGTCAAGGCGTGGAGTCCAAGGCGCTGCGGGGCACCACCCAGAACGACATCGTCAAGGAGTACCTGAGCCGCGGCACCTACATCTACCCGCCGTTGCCGTCACGGCGCCTGATCGTCGACATGTTCGCCTTCTGTCAGGAGTGGATCCCCCACTGGAACCCGATGAACGTGTGCAGCTACCACCTGCAGGAGGCCGGAGCCACACCGGTCCAGGAGATCGCCTACTCCCTGGCCACCGCCATCGACGTGCTCGACGCCGTGCAGGCGTCGGGCCAGGTCCCCGAGGACCGCATGGCCAACGTGGTCGCATCGATCAGCTTCTTCGTGAACGCTGGCATCCGCTTCGTGGAGGAGACCTGCAAGATGCGGGCCTTCACCCAGATGTGGGACCGCCTCACCGCTGAGCGCTACGGCGTCACCGACCCCAAGGCCCGCCGCTTCCGCTACGGCGTGCAGGTCAACAGTCTCGGCCTCACCGAGGCCCAGCCCGAGAACAACGTGCAGCGCATCGTGCTGGAGGCACTCGGTGTCACCCTGTCACGAGATGCCCGGGCCCGGTCGCTCCAGCTTCCGGCCTGGAACGAGGCCATGGGTCTGCCTCGCCCCTGGGACCAACAGTGGGCACTGCGGATCCAGCAGGTGCTGGCCTTCGAGACCGACCTGTTGGAGTACGACGACATCTTCGCCGGATCTCACGTGATCGAGGCCAAGACCAACGCCTTGATCGAGGAGGCCCAGGCCGAACTGGACGACGTCTTGTCGCTGGGCGGGGCCTTCGAGGCCATCGACGAGCTGAAGGGCCGCCTTGTGCGCAGCCATGCCGAGCGGATGCGCCGCATCGAATCGGGTGAGCTGAAGGTGGTGGGTGTCAACTGCTTCACCGAGACCGCTCCCTCGCCGCTCGACGGTGACGACAACATCTTGAAGGTCGACCCCGCCGTGGGTGAGCAGGCCAACGCCGATCTGGCCGAGTGGCGCAGCACCCGGGACTCCGACGCGGTGAAGCGCAGCCTCGACGAGCTGCGCCGCGTGGCGCGCTCGGGCGAGAACGTGATGCCGGCCACCATCGACCTGGCCCACGCCGGCGGCACCACCGGCGAATGGGCCGAGGTGTTGCGTGAGACCTTCGGCGAATACCGGGCCCCCACCGGAGTGGCGGCCGCGGCCGGAGCCGGCGGCGGGTCCCAGGGGCTGCGCGACGTGGCCGAGCGGATCAAGGCTCGGACCGAAGGACCACCCCGATTCCTGGTGGCCAAGCCCGGTCTCGACGGTCACTCCAACGGAGCCGAGCAGATCGCCGTTGCCGCCCGCGACGCCGGGTTCGAGGTGATCTACCAGGGGATTCGCTTGACTCCCGAGCAGATCGCCGCGGTGGCCCGAGACGAGGACGTGGACGTGATCGGCCTGTCCATCTTGTCGGGCAGCCACCTTGAGCTGATCCCCGAGGTGGTCCGCCTGGTGCGCGAGCTCGGGGTCAACGCCCCGGTCATCGCCGGCGGGATCATCCCCGAGGACGACCGGCCCCGCCTGCTCGACCAGGGCGTTGCCGCGGTGTACACCCCCAAGGACTTCGAGCTGGCCCGCATCATGGGCGAGGTCCTCGACCTCGTCGGGTAA
- a CDS encoding AarF/ABC1/UbiB kinase family protein: protein MITHFRGPYADGPPPEALRVHPPQLDRFGLAEVRRAFVIGFVLVASVLRALVLWGIRRQGRKPAAAASEGLVDGFEVLGPTFVKLGQLIASSPSLFPEPLVEACARTLDEVGPFDPAEVRAMVTKELGRPPGQLFKSFDDRPLASASIAQVHAVELPDGRQAVLKLQRPDIAERMNTDLRIQHFIARTVLSRLKAMSTANVTAIIEDLHQVTNQELNAVLEAHRQTRFRDQISAFGDNAGITAPEVYWEYCGPHLICMERMSGVPMDEFDVIEAMGIDGELLLRRGIKVWMEAALIHGPFHGDVHAGNLWVLDDGRAAYLDFGIMGELPDLWKQTLSDILYTAMIDQDYRRVVRAYQRVGAMPADIDPEIAGPQIAMIMEPMLVQGVGSIPLGESLKANLELAQQLGLTAPKELVLVSKQLLYFERYAKVLAPGYVLARDAFLVRNVFPDDVAQLVANQGITLPD from the coding sequence CTGATCACCCACTTCCGCGGCCCCTACGCCGACGGTCCGCCGCCCGAAGCGCTCCGTGTCCACCCACCTCAGCTCGACAGGTTCGGCCTGGCCGAGGTGCGCAGGGCCTTCGTCATCGGTTTCGTACTGGTGGCCTCGGTGCTTCGAGCCCTGGTCTTGTGGGGAATCCGCCGCCAAGGCCGAAAACCGGCTGCCGCCGCCTCCGAGGGCCTGGTCGACGGTTTCGAGGTCCTCGGTCCCACCTTCGTGAAGCTGGGCCAGCTGATCGCATCATCACCCAGCCTGTTCCCCGAACCGCTGGTGGAGGCCTGTGCCCGCACCCTCGACGAGGTCGGCCCGTTCGACCCGGCCGAGGTGAGGGCCATGGTCACCAAGGAACTGGGCCGACCACCGGGCCAGTTGTTCAAGTCGTTCGACGACCGGCCGCTGGCGTCGGCGTCCATCGCCCAGGTCCACGCAGTCGAGCTCCCTGACGGACGCCAGGCGGTGCTCAAGCTGCAACGGCCCGACATCGCCGAGCGGATGAACACAGATCTGCGGATCCAGCACTTCATCGCCCGCACCGTGCTCAGCCGGCTCAAGGCCATGAGCACCGCCAACGTCACCGCCATCATCGAGGACCTGCACCAGGTCACCAACCAGGAGCTGAACGCGGTTCTGGAAGCCCACCGCCAGACCCGGTTCAGAGACCAGATCTCCGCCTTCGGTGACAACGCCGGCATCACCGCTCCCGAGGTCTACTGGGAGTACTGCGGACCCCACCTGATCTGCATGGAGCGCATGTCCGGAGTTCCGATGGACGAGTTCGACGTGATCGAGGCCATGGGCATCGACGGCGAGCTGCTCCTGCGGCGGGGGATCAAGGTGTGGATGGAAGCGGCGCTGATCCACGGGCCCTTCCACGGCGATGTCCACGCCGGGAACCTGTGGGTGCTGGACGATGGCCGGGCCGCCTACCTCGACTTCGGGATCATGGGTGAACTGCCTGATCTTTGGAAGCAGACCCTGAGCGACATCCTCTACACCGCCATGATCGACCAGGACTACCGGCGGGTGGTCCGGGCCTACCAGCGGGTGGGGGCCATGCCCGCCGACATCGACCCCGAGATCGCCGGGCCCCAGATAGCCATGATCATGGAACCGATGCTGGTTCAAGGCGTCGGTTCGATACCTCTGGGAGAGAGCCTCAAGGCCAACCTGGAGCTGGCCCAACAGCTTGGCCTCACCGCCCCCAAAGAGCTGGTGCTGGTGTCCAAGCAGCTCCTCTATTTCGAGCGCTACGCCAAGGTCCTGGCCCCCGGCTACGTGCTGGCCAGGGACGCGTTCCTGGTGCGCAACGTCTTTCCCGACGACGTGGCTCAACTCGTCGCCAACCAGGGCATCACCCTGCCGGATTGA
- a CDS encoding CoA transferase has protein sequence MATVVAGPGCGRYLADFGADVIKVERPGSGDTTRAMGWTDPRDDVTLWWKLIGRNKRTVVLDLKDPTDLDAMVRLAATADVLIENFRPGTLERLGLDPVELIAANPKLVVTRVSGFGQDGPYAQRPGFATLAEAMSGFAAINGEPDGAPLLPPIALTDEVTGLVAAFATMVALHSGVGQVVDVNLLESLFQMMGPLMSHWKLNGGLQPRLGSGIPYSVPRGTYLCADGLWVAISTSAESVAQRVMEIVGLGGDPRMEGFAGRIAHRDEVEARVADWCADRPRHEVLAIFEAAHAAAAPVYDMSELAKDPHVQARGTVVDLDGAPMQGLVARLSETPGRLRWAGRPLGADTASVLAELDGIWPRSMRDQHEG, from the coding sequence ATGGCCACCGTGGTGGCCGGCCCCGGTTGCGGCCGCTATCTGGCCGATTTCGGGGCCGACGTGATCAAGGTGGAAAGACCTGGCTCGGGTGACACCACCCGAGCCATGGGTTGGACCGACCCTCGAGACGACGTCACGCTGTGGTGGAAGCTCATCGGCCGAAACAAGCGAACGGTGGTGCTCGACCTCAAGGATCCGACCGACCTGGACGCCATGGTGCGCTTGGCGGCCACCGCTGATGTCTTGATCGAGAACTTCCGGCCTGGCACCCTCGAGCGGCTGGGTCTGGATCCGGTGGAGCTCATCGCCGCTAACCCCAAGTTGGTGGTGACCCGTGTAAGTGGGTTCGGTCAGGACGGCCCCTATGCCCAGCGCCCCGGGTTTGCCACCCTGGCCGAAGCCATGTCGGGCTTCGCCGCCATCAACGGTGAACCAGACGGCGCCCCACTGCTCCCACCCATCGCCCTGACCGACGAGGTCACCGGCCTGGTCGCGGCCTTCGCCACCATGGTCGCCCTTCACTCCGGCGTGGGCCAGGTCGTCGACGTCAACCTGCTCGAGTCGTTGTTCCAGATGATGGGCCCACTGATGAGCCACTGGAAGCTGAACGGTGGCCTCCAACCACGGTTGGGCTCGGGGATCCCCTATTCGGTGCCAAGGGGTACCTATCTCTGTGCCGACGGGCTGTGGGTGGCGATTTCCACCAGCGCCGAGTCTGTAGCCCAGCGGGTGATGGAGATCGTCGGGTTGGGTGGCGATCCGAGGATGGAGGGCTTCGCCGGGCGGATCGCCCACCGTGACGAGGTGGAAGCCCGAGTGGCCGATTGGTGTGCGGATCGACCACGCCACGAGGTCCTGGCCATCTTCGAAGCGGCCCACGCCGCCGCCGCCCCCGTCTACGACATGAGCGAGCTGGCCAAAGATCCCCATGTTCAGGCCCGGGGAACGGTCGTAGATCTGGACGGTGCTCCCATGCAGGGTTTGGTGGCGCGGTTGTCGGAGACGCCGGGTCGCCTGCGCTGGGCCGGTCGCCCGCTCGGCGCCGACACCGCGTCGGTGCTGGCCGAGTTGGACGGCATTTGGCCTCGTTCGATGCGTGACCAGCACGAGGGGTAG
- a CDS encoding sulfite exporter TauE/SafE family protein, producing MERGPDRRALYAATCGYGEAIDPTGGVLSPGLIAMIVLASALGAGVKGVTGMGYPLLAVPLISLVGGVDVAVVAVSAPNLAANIYLCWQARAGRSEARDLGRLVGFGVAGAAVGTVALVNMPDDPLLVVLAVTIVGFVIQFVRHPEMHIPPATARRWSPLAGTVTGLLQGTIGVSGPVVAAWVHPYRLPRDTYVYTITLLFGVTGAVQLVVLLGQGEMTAIRAWASLAAAAPAAIALPLGVRLRQRLAGPAFDRVVLAVLGASALSLLVEVVA from the coding sequence GTGGAAAGGGGACCTGACCGCCGGGCGCTTTACGCTGCCACGTGTGGTTACGGCGAGGCGATCGATCCGACGGGGGGAGTCCTGAGTCCTGGTCTGATCGCCATGATCGTGCTGGCCTCGGCCCTTGGTGCCGGGGTCAAGGGCGTAACCGGGATGGGCTATCCGTTGCTGGCCGTGCCGCTGATCAGCCTGGTCGGAGGCGTCGACGTAGCGGTGGTGGCCGTGTCCGCCCCCAACCTGGCCGCCAACATCTACCTGTGTTGGCAGGCCCGGGCCGGGCGCAGCGAAGCTCGGGACCTCGGTCGCCTGGTGGGGTTCGGCGTAGCCGGGGCCGCGGTGGGCACCGTTGCCTTGGTCAACATGCCAGACGACCCGCTGTTGGTTGTCCTGGCCGTGACCATCGTCGGCTTCGTCATCCAGTTCGTTCGCCACCCCGAGATGCACATTCCGCCCGCCACCGCCCGGCGCTGGTCCCCGCTGGCCGGAACTGTCACCGGACTCCTACAAGGCACGATCGGTGTCTCCGGCCCGGTGGTAGCGGCGTGGGTTCACCCCTACCGCCTGCCCCGGGACACGTACGTGTACACCATCACCTTGTTGTTCGGGGTCACCGGAGCCGTGCAGTTGGTGGTGCTGTTGGGCCAGGGTGAGATGACCGCCATCCGGGCCTGGGCATCGCTGGCCGCCGCGGCGCCCGCCGCGATCGCCCTGCCGCTGGGGGTGCGGCTTCGCCAGAGACTGGCTGGCCCCGCCTTCGATCGGGTGGTCCTGGCCGTGCTCGGAGCCTCAGCCTTGTCGCTGCTGGTCGAGGTGGTGGCCTGA
- a CDS encoding maleylpyruvate isomerase N-terminal domain-containing protein — protein sequence MSALGLLPRERLLEVYEAKGAQMASVSPEALALPVPTVAGWTVEDVIRHTGKVHRRVLAYLTAPIDADPGEVARSVADLSPGPACLPEYRDAHAALGRRLAALDLDAPVATFTGPQPGGFWARRQAHELAVHLVDVDDALRESHGGDSASFEKDVAVDGVEEWLDVFLPLWQRRAGRLPEDLDERSIHLHGTDPSTPGPDGSDLAAEWLISVSDGAAVVSKGHAKGDVAVRGSAPDLLLVLWRRRPLTAVDLVGDTAVFDRLVDLIRI from the coding sequence ATGTCTGCGCTCGGCCTGCTCCCGCGTGAACGCCTGCTCGAGGTGTACGAGGCCAAGGGAGCACAGATGGCTTCGGTCTCGCCGGAAGCCCTGGCCCTGCCGGTTCCGACCGTTGCCGGTTGGACGGTGGAGGACGTGATCCGTCACACCGGCAAGGTCCATCGACGGGTGTTGGCATACCTGACTGCGCCGATCGATGCCGATCCAGGGGAGGTGGCTCGTAGCGTGGCCGACCTGTCGCCGGGACCGGCGTGCCTGCCCGAGTACCGCGACGCCCACGCTGCACTCGGGCGCCGCCTCGCCGCCCTCGACCTGGATGCCCCGGTCGCCACCTTCACCGGCCCTCAGCCTGGCGGCTTCTGGGCTCGCCGCCAAGCCCACGAGCTAGCCGTCCACCTCGTCGACGTGGACGATGCCTTGCGCGAGTCCCACGGCGGGGACTCGGCTTCGTTTGAAAAGGACGTGGCCGTAGACGGGGTCGAAGAGTGGCTCGATGTGTTCCTCCCGTTGTGGCAGCGCCGGGCCGGTCGACTGCCGGAGGACCTGGACGAACGGTCGATCCACCTCCATGGAACCGACCCGTCGACCCCCGGCCCCGATGGCTCGGACCTGGCGGCAGAATGGCTGATCTCGGTGTCCGACGGCGCCGCCGTGGTTTCGAAGGGCCACGCCAAAGGCGACGTGGCGGTACGAGGCTCGGCCCCGGATCTGTTGTTGGTCCTGTGGCGCCGCCGACCGCTGACCGCCGTCGACCTCGTCGGTGACACCGCGGTGTTCGATCGCCTGGTCGATCTGATCCGGATCTGA
- a CDS encoding maleylpyruvate isomerase N-terminal domain-containing protein yields the protein MPDTVFRIEETSDAFRFASHWWRSMVGAVDSDYWNQPALGEWSVRELVAHTDRAYRTVIDYLTGETVDPTPIATAAEYFRIVLAEQTPHVHIAARAKREAAERDDWVTATDELALHCEKLIADTPADATCHLMVGEMALDQYLATRVVELVVHGLDLADAIGLDVNPPPASADVTVRVLSDLAGDSAATASIRALTGRRPGRGCHVLQ from the coding sequence GTGCCCGACACCGTGTTTCGGATCGAGGAGACCTCGGATGCGTTCCGGTTCGCCAGCCATTGGTGGCGTTCCATGGTCGGAGCGGTGGACAGCGACTACTGGAACCAGCCCGCGCTGGGGGAGTGGTCGGTCCGTGAGCTGGTGGCCCACACCGACCGGGCCTATCGGACCGTGATCGACTACCTGACCGGAGAGACGGTCGACCCCACCCCGATCGCTACCGCCGCTGAGTACTTCCGGATCGTTCTGGCTGAGCAGACCCCACACGTTCACATAGCGGCCCGAGCCAAACGCGAGGCGGCCGAGCGAGACGATTGGGTGACCGCCACCGACGAGTTGGCGCTCCACTGCGAGAAGCTCATCGCCGACACCCCCGCCGACGCCACCTGCCACCTGATGGTGGGCGAGATGGCGCTGGATCAGTACCTGGCCACCAGGGTCGTCGAGTTGGTGGTCCACGGGCTCGATCTGGCCGATGCCATCGGCCTGGACGTGAACCCGCCCCCGGCATCGGCCGACGTCACCGTCCGGGTGCTGTCGGATCTGGCTGGAGACAGCGCGGCCACCGCCTCCATCCGGGCCTTGACCGGGCGACGCCCGGGTCGTGGCTGTCACGTCCTCCAGTGA
- a CDS encoding metallophosphoesterase produces the protein MDAVPPDGSDPVVDWWDAVSHASPPPELTTVGSRSAVVHEGSLIRRYQGLEPSTVYELDGFAFETLPEPGELLATFVSVNDVHFGEEVCGEVHGVDIGPTFRAEPGDPPYPEMMNRAAVAEIAAAGAAAVLVKGDLTSNGTVAEYDAFRSVYEPAFGDRLHVVRGNHESYHHARFAADPVQRIDLPGVTLVMVDTSVDGSAAGTLSADQLDEVDSLAAVADGPVLLFGHHHVGDRRSAEKADHTFGIDVDASDALVDLVARRPAIRGYFAGHTHRNRVRRFEATGDVPWVEVASVKDFPGVWAEYRVHEGGILQIVHRISDPAALRWSDRTRHMYEGLYEDYAFGSLADRCFGIGLG, from the coding sequence ATGGACGCCGTACCCCCCGACGGCTCTGATCCTGTCGTCGACTGGTGGGACGCGGTCAGCCACGCGTCCCCCCCGCCCGAGCTCACCACCGTTGGGTCCCGGTCCGCGGTGGTCCACGAGGGCAGCCTCATACGGCGATATCAGGGGTTGGAGCCGTCCACCGTCTACGAGCTGGACGGCTTCGCGTTCGAGACCCTGCCCGAACCCGGTGAGCTGTTGGCCACCTTCGTATCCGTCAACGATGTCCACTTCGGTGAAGAGGTGTGCGGTGAGGTCCACGGTGTGGACATCGGCCCGACCTTTCGCGCTGAGCCCGGCGACCCGCCCTATCCCGAGATGATGAACCGGGCCGCGGTGGCCGAGATCGCCGCCGCGGGTGCCGCCGCGGTGCTGGTCAAGGGAGACCTCACCTCCAACGGGACCGTCGCCGAGTACGACGCCTTCCGCTCTGTGTACGAGCCCGCCTTCGGCGATCGGCTCCACGTGGTGCGGGGCAATCACGAGTCCTACCACCACGCCCGGTTCGCGGCCGACCCGGTGCAGCGCATCGATCTCCCCGGAGTCACCCTGGTGATGGTCGACACGTCGGTGGACGGTTCGGCGGCGGGGACTCTCTCGGCCGATCAACTCGACGAGGTCGACTCGTTGGCCGCGGTGGCCGACGGCCCGGTGCTCCTCTTCGGCCATCACCACGTCGGTGACCGACGGTCGGCCGAGAAGGCCGACCACACCTTCGGCATAGATGTGGACGCGTCAGATGCCCTGGTCGACTTGGTAGCCCGCCGCCCGGCGATCCGGGGCTACTTCGCCGGTCACACCCACCGCAACCGGGTCCGTAGGTTCGAGGCCACCGGAGACGTGCCCTGGGTGGAGGTGGCCTCGGTCAAGGACTTTCCCGGGGTGTGGGCCGAATACCGGGTTCACGAAGGTGGGATCCTCCAGATCGTGCACCGGATCTCCGATCCTGCTGCCCTCAGGTGGAGCGACCGAACCCGTCACATGTATGAAGGGCTGTACGAGGACTACGCCTTCGGGAGCCTGGCCGACCGCTGCTTCGGGATCGGTCTGGGCTGA
- a CDS encoding ATP-dependent DNA ligase: MDLPVMPPLSPMLAKAATALPEAEAGTWWFEPKWDGFRCIVFRDGDEVELGSRNDRPLTRYFPELIGPLQASLPERCVLDGEVVVAGPDGLAFDALQQRIHPAESRITRLAAETPAAFVGFDLLALGDHSLMDVAQSERRRFLEEILVPSSSVHLTPGTFDRDLAADWFSRFEGAGLEGVMAKAAADPYQPGKRSQLKIKHLRTADCVVAGFREHKNGDGPGSLMLGLYDDDGNLHHLGVASSFSVARRAELRDELAPYVTESWSDHPWGRWAEAAAHESSGGRLPGGQSRWNANKDLSFTPLRPELVAEVAYERVDNGRFRHSARFQRWRPDRDPGSCTFGQLEVVAPFELTEVLGSTNR; the protein is encoded by the coding sequence ATGGATCTGCCGGTAATGCCCCCGCTGTCGCCGATGCTGGCCAAAGCGGCCACCGCTCTACCCGAGGCCGAGGCCGGGACGTGGTGGTTCGAACCCAAGTGGGACGGTTTCCGATGCATCGTCTTCCGCGACGGCGACGAGGTGGAGCTCGGCTCCCGCAACGACCGACCGCTGACCCGCTACTTCCCCGAGTTGATCGGACCCTTGCAGGCTTCGCTGCCCGAACGCTGTGTGCTCGACGGCGAGGTCGTGGTGGCCGGGCCCGACGGACTGGCTTTCGATGCCCTTCAACAGCGCATTCACCCGGCGGAGTCCCGCATAACCAGGTTGGCGGCCGAGACCCCCGCCGCCTTCGTGGGCTTCGACCTGCTGGCCTTGGGCGACCATTCGCTGATGGATGTGGCCCAATCCGAGCGCCGACGCTTCCTGGAGGAGATCCTGGTTCCCTCGTCGTCGGTTCACCTGACGCCGGGCACCTTCGATCGAGACCTGGCCGCCGACTGGTTCTCCCGCTTCGAGGGGGCGGGCCTCGAAGGGGTCATGGCCAAAGCTGCCGCCGACCCCTACCAGCCGGGCAAGCGGTCCCAACTCAAGATCAAGCACCTGAGGACGGCCGACTGTGTGGTGGCCGGGTTCCGGGAACACAAGAACGGTGACGGACCGGGGTCGCTGATGCTGGGCCTCTACGACGACGACGGCAACCTCCACCACCTCGGAGTGGCATCGTCGTTCTCGGTGGCCCGTCGGGCCGAGCTGCGAGATGAGCTGGCCCCCTACGTGACCGAGAGCTGGTCGGACCACCCGTGGGGGCGTTGGGCCGAGGCTGCCGCCCACGAGTCGTCCGGCGGCCGCCTTCCCGGCGGCCAGTCCCGCTGGAACGCCAACAAGGACCTGTCATTCACCCCACTTCGCCCCGAACTGGTGGCGGAGGTGGCCTACGAGCGAGTCGACAACGGTCGGTTCCGCCACAGCGCACGGTTCCAGCGCTGGCGCCCAGATCGAGACCCGGGGTCTTGCACCTTCGGTCAGCTAGAGGTGGTTGCGCCGTTCGAGCTGACCGAGGTCCTCGGGTCGACCAACCGCTGA
- a CDS encoding acyl-CoA carboxylase subunit beta: MPEHTIRERLDDLLARKEQALSPGSERSIQRQHDRGKMLARERIDYLLDPGSFHELDMLARHRSPDVEDRPYTDGVITGWGTVDGRKVFVFSQDFTLFGGALGEVFAEKIHKVMDMALKVGAPVVGINDGAGARIQEGPVSLASYGGIFHRNVLASGVTPQISVIMGPCAGGAVYSPALTDFIFMVDDTSYMFITGPDVVKTVTGEDVTQQELGGAHTHSSKSGIAAFTAPDDKAVLDDVRFLLSFLPSNNLETPPILDSGDPHDRATPELLDLIPDSANVPYDMRKVVEAVADDNEFFEYFPRWATNIICGYIRLGGQSVGVVGNQPAAYAGVLDIEASEKAARFVRTCDAFNIPLLTFVDVPGFLPGVDQEYNGIIRHGAKLLYAYCEATVPRIQVITRKAYGGAYVVMDSKSIGADLAYAWPSAELAVMGAQGAVEILNRTEIAAADDKDAKKAELVDAYSEKWLNPYVAAERGYVDDVIDPADTRRMLIDGFQMLDSKKEELPPRKHGNMPL, from the coding sequence ATGCCCGAGCACACCATCCGCGAGCGCCTGGACGACCTGCTGGCCCGCAAGGAGCAGGCCCTCAGCCCTGGATCCGAGCGGTCCATCCAGCGTCAGCACGACCGCGGGAAGATGTTGGCCCGTGAGCGGATCGACTACCTGCTCGATCCGGGTTCGTTCCACGAGCTCGACATGCTGGCGCGGCACCGCAGCCCCGACGTGGAGGACCGGCCCTACACCGACGGTGTGATCACCGGCTGGGGCACCGTGGACGGCCGCAAGGTGTTCGTGTTCTCCCAGGACTTCACCCTGTTCGGCGGGGCGCTGGGCGAGGTGTTCGCCGAGAAGATCCACAAGGTCATGGACATGGCCCTCAAGGTCGGTGCGCCGGTGGTCGGCATCAACGACGGCGCCGGTGCCCGCATCCAGGAAGGCCCGGTGAGCTTGGCCTCCTACGGTGGCATCTTCCACCGCAACGTGCTGGCTTCGGGGGTCACCCCCCAGATCAGCGTGATCATGGGCCCGTGCGCGGGCGGCGCCGTCTACAGCCCGGCCCTCACCGACTTCATCTTCATGGTGGACGACACCTCCTACATGTTCATCACCGGCCCTGACGTGGTGAAGACCGTGACCGGCGAGGACGTCACCCAGCAGGAACTCGGCGGCGCCCACACCCACTCCTCGAAGTCGGGCATTGCCGCCTTCACCGCCCCCGACGACAAGGCCGTGCTCGACGACGTGCGCTTCTTGCTGTCGTTCCTGCCGTCCAACAACCTCGAGACCCCTCCGATCCTGGACTCGGGTGACCCCCACGACCGGGCCACGCCCGAGCTGCTCGACCTCATCCCCGACAGCGCCAACGTCCCCTATGACATGCGCAAGGTCGTGGAGGCGGTGGCCGACGACAACGAGTTCTTCGAGTACTTCCCCCGCTGGGCCACCAACATCATCTGCGGCTACATCCGTCTCGGTGGCCAGTCGGTCGGTGTCGTGGGCAATCAGCCTGCGGCCTATGCCGGCGTGCTCGACATCGAAGCCTCCGAGAAGGCGGCCCGCTTCGTGCGGACCTGTGATGCCTTCAACATCCCGTTGCTCACCTTCGTCGACGTGCCCGGGTTCCTGCCCGGTGTCGACCAGGAGTACAACGGCATCATCCGCCATGGGGCCAAGCTCCTTTACGCCTACTGCGAGGCCACCGTGCCCCGCATCCAGGTCATCACCCGCAAGGCCTACGGCGGTGCCTACGTGGTCATGGACTCCAAGTCCATCGGGGCCGACCTGGCCTACGCCTGGCCGTCGGCCGAACTGGCCGTCATGGGGGCCCAGGGTGCGGTCGAGATCCTCAACCGCACCGAGATCGCCGCGGCCGACGACAAGGACGCCAAGAAGGCCGAACTGGTCGATGCCTACTCCGAGAAGTGGCTCAACCCGTACGTGGCCGCCGAGCGTGGCTATGTAGACGACGTGATCGACCCGGCCGACACCCGTCGGATGCTGATCGACGGCTTCCAGATGTTGGATTCCAAGAAGGAAGAGCTGCCGCCCCGCAAGCACGGCAACATGCCACTGTGA